One window from the genome of Acidihalobacter ferrooxydans encodes:
- a CDS encoding aspartate/glutamate racemase family protein: MRIQVINPNTSIEMTRQIGEVARAAMSAGTEINAVCPAHGPESIESHVDEVLAGAAVLDRIAEGVAAGFDAHIIACFGDPALLAARELARGPVIGIAEAAMHAATLVATRFSIVTSLGRTAIQAEELLLRYGFERHCRRIRAVDLPVLELAEEDGCSAAEQIAKECRRARDEDAIGAIVLGCAGMGMHAAPLSAELGLPVIDGVGVAVRMAEALVGAGLFTSKHGDLAAPPPKHYTGRYAHWSAA; this comes from the coding sequence ATGCGCATCCAGGTAATCAACCCCAACACCAGCATCGAAATGACACGCCAGATCGGCGAGGTCGCGCGCGCCGCCATGAGCGCTGGCACCGAGATTAACGCTGTCTGCCCGGCACACGGGCCAGAGTCCATCGAATCGCACGTTGATGAGGTCCTCGCCGGCGCCGCCGTGCTCGACCGCATCGCCGAGGGCGTCGCGGCCGGTTTCGATGCACACATCATCGCCTGCTTCGGCGATCCGGCGCTGCTGGCCGCGCGCGAACTGGCGCGCGGTCCGGTGATCGGCATCGCCGAAGCCGCCATGCACGCCGCCACGCTGGTCGCCACGCGCTTTTCCATCGTCACCAGCCTCGGGCGCACCGCCATTCAGGCCGAGGAGCTGTTGCTACGCTACGGCTTCGAGCGTCACTGCCGGCGTATCCGGGCCGTCGACCTGCCGGTGCTGGAGCTGGCCGAAGAAGACGGCTGCTCGGCCGCCGAGCAGATCGCCAAGGAATGCCGCCGCGCGCGCGACGAGGACGCCATCGGCGCCATCGTGCTCGGCTGCGCCGGCATGGGCATGCATGCCGCGCCGCTGTCGGCCGAACTCGGCCTGCCGGTGATCGACGGCGTCGGCGTTGCCGTGCGCATGGCCGAGGCGCTGGTCGGCGCCGGCCTGTTCACCAGCAAGCACGGCGACCTTGCCGCGCCGCCGCCCAAGCACTACACCGGACGCTACGCACACTGGAGCGCCGCGTGA
- the alc gene encoding allantoicase has protein sequence MTSTPTAPAYTEQFPNLADASLGAAVLAVSDEFFAACERLLDPAPPRFEAGLYDDHGKWMDGWETRRRRDSGHDWCVLRLALPGDIAGIEIDTRFFTGNAPTGAMLECTLLPPASDPDETTTWRPLLGLTPIKGDDRLFVALDTAQPCSHVRLHIYPDGGIARLRLYGSVRPPEGLAPDAERDLLALTNGGRALAWSDAHYGHPQNLLRPGRGVNMGDGWETRRRREPGHDWCILALGEIGIVERIDVDTSHFKGNFPAACSIQAARLDGMPDAGIVTPQSLFWNTLLPEQPLQADAVHTFAELAVPGPITHLRFNIHPDGGVSRLRAFGRPLV, from the coding sequence ATGACCAGCACACCCACCGCTCCTGCCTATACCGAACAATTCCCCAACCTCGCCGACGCCTCGCTCGGTGCCGCCGTTCTCGCCGTGAGCGACGAATTTTTTGCCGCATGCGAGCGCCTGCTCGATCCGGCGCCACCGCGGTTTGAGGCCGGGCTGTACGACGACCACGGCAAATGGATGGACGGCTGGGAAACCCGCCGCCGCCGCGACAGCGGCCACGACTGGTGCGTGTTGCGCCTGGCCCTGCCCGGGGACATCGCCGGAATCGAGATCGACACACGCTTTTTCACCGGCAACGCGCCGACCGGCGCCATGCTCGAATGCACGCTGCTGCCGCCCGCCAGCGATCCGGACGAGACCACTACCTGGCGCCCGCTGCTCGGCCTCACCCCGATCAAGGGCGACGACCGGCTATTCGTCGCGCTCGACACGGCCCAACCCTGCTCGCATGTGCGCCTGCACATCTACCCCGACGGCGGTATCGCGCGTCTGCGGTTGTACGGCTCCGTGCGTCCACCCGAAGGCCTTGCGCCCGATGCCGAGCGCGACTTGCTCGCCCTGACCAACGGCGGTCGCGCACTGGCCTGGAGCGATGCCCACTACGGCCACCCGCAGAACCTGCTGCGCCCCGGTCGGGGCGTGAACATGGGCGACGGCTGGGAAACCCGCCGCCGGCGTGAACCCGGCCACGACTGGTGCATACTCGCCCTCGGCGAGATCGGCATCGTCGAACGCATCGACGTGGATACGTCGCATTTCAAGGGTAATTTCCCGGCCGCCTGCTCGATCCAGGCCGCGCGCCTAGACGGCATGCCCGACGCCGGCATCGTCACCCCCCAAAGCCTGTTCTGGAACACTCTGCTGCCCGAACAGCCGCTGCAGGCGGATGCCGTGCACACCTTCGCCGAACTCGCCGTGCCCGGCCCGATCACGCACCTGCGCTTCAACATCCACCCCGACGGCGGCGTCAGCCGGCTGCGTGCCTTCGGCCGCCCGCTGGTCTGA
- the puuE gene encoding allantoinase PuuE: protein MSADYPRPLRGYGAHPPQANWPGNARIAVQFVLNYEEGSERCVLDGDPHAEIFLSEIVQAPAYTNRHMSMESLYEYGSRVGVWRVLREFERRGLPLTLFGVARALERNPEVAAAVVEQGHEIANHGLRWLDYQNVDIDTERAHLRESIQIIERLTGQRPLGWYTGRDSPNTLRLVTEEGGFEYDSDYYGDELPFWQEVTISRGETRPQLMIPYTLDANDMRFATVQGFNTAEHFFTYLRDTFDTLYAEGEETPRMMSVGLHCRLIGKPGRIRALQRFLDHIEQHDRVWVARRIDIARHWRQQHPYLSAATPLRKERTA from the coding sequence GTGAGTGCGGACTACCCGCGCCCGCTGCGCGGCTACGGCGCGCATCCGCCGCAAGCCAACTGGCCCGGCAACGCCCGCATCGCCGTGCAGTTCGTGCTCAATTACGAGGAAGGCAGCGAGCGCTGCGTGCTCGACGGCGATCCGCACGCCGAAATCTTCCTCTCCGAAATCGTCCAGGCGCCGGCCTATACCAACCGCCACATGAGCATGGAATCGCTGTACGAATACGGCTCGCGCGTCGGCGTCTGGCGCGTGCTGCGCGAGTTCGAGCGGCGCGGTCTGCCGCTCACGCTGTTCGGCGTCGCCAGGGCGCTGGAGCGCAACCCCGAAGTCGCCGCCGCCGTTGTCGAGCAGGGTCACGAAATCGCCAACCACGGTCTGCGCTGGCTGGACTACCAGAACGTCGACATCGACACCGAACGCGCGCACCTGCGCGAATCCATCCAGATCATTGAACGGCTCACCGGCCAGCGCCCACTCGGTTGGTACACCGGCCGCGACAGCCCCAACACACTGCGTCTGGTGACCGAGGAGGGCGGTTTCGAATACGACTCGGATTATTACGGCGACGAACTGCCGTTCTGGCAGGAGGTCACTATCAGCCGAGGTGAAACGCGCCCGCAGCTCATGATCCCCTACACGCTAGACGCCAACGACATGCGCTTCGCCACCGTGCAGGGCTTCAACACCGCCGAACACTTCTTCACCTACCTGCGAGACACCTTCGACACGCTTTACGCCGAAGGCGAAGAGACCCCGCGCATGATGTCCGTCGGCCTGCACTGCCGGCTGATCGGCAAGCCCGGCCGCATCCGCGCGCTACAGCGTTTTCTCGACCACATCGAGCAGCACGACCGCGTCTGGGTCGCCCGACGCATCGACATCGCCCGCCACTGGCGACAACAGCACCCCTATCTGTCTGCCGCAACACCGCTCAGGAAAGAACGCACCGCATGA
- a CDS encoding MFS transporter: MGFFVIVHFKETKMEKYIAKSTTIQDVASTSVRWKIFWLLLLLITINYIDRASLSVAMPLISKEFHIGPAIEGLLLSSFFWTYALMQIPGGMLADRYGPRVVIAGATVGWGLFQALAAASIGWSGLLIARLGLGTAEAPIYPAGGKLNSLWMTKNERGRGATLLDGGAPLGSALGGIIIAGLIAYLGSWRLSFVLAGVGTMIVGYFAWRFIRNNPSEHPGVNSVEISHIEDSHAKERALEPRGGNSKFIEIFRYRSVWGMFFGWLCFNVLFYGLLTWMPTYLSEVQGLDIKQIGGAIFIMFFSGFIGELVGGWLADRWKATGASEGNVLRVMFGFASLIASISIFSVAEVKNPMVIIGLLSSTLFFLRWCGLYWSLPSIIATHDRVGALGGVMNLGGNVAGIGVPIAVGFIVQTTGSFYLGIMLFAAAGVGLFICSTLLIDYTKKVLV, translated from the coding sequence ATGGGTTTTTTTGTGATTGTTCATTTTAAGGAAACGAAAATGGAAAAATACATAGCAAAGAGCACAACTATTCAAGATGTAGCTTCAACGAGTGTAAGGTGGAAAATATTTTGGTTGCTACTACTGTTGATTACGATCAATTACATTGACCGCGCGTCACTATCTGTAGCAATGCCGTTGATCTCAAAAGAATTCCATATTGGACCCGCAATAGAAGGCTTGTTGCTAAGTTCTTTCTTCTGGACTTACGCCCTCATGCAAATTCCGGGAGGCATGTTAGCCGATCGCTATGGGCCTCGCGTCGTGATCGCAGGAGCAACTGTTGGTTGGGGATTGTTTCAAGCCCTTGCTGCAGCTTCGATCGGCTGGAGTGGACTTTTAATTGCCCGGCTCGGACTAGGCACCGCAGAAGCTCCCATCTACCCAGCAGGAGGCAAGCTTAACAGCTTATGGATGACGAAGAACGAACGCGGGCGGGGAGCTACTCTGCTAGATGGCGGTGCGCCACTTGGCTCGGCTCTCGGCGGGATCATAATAGCTGGCCTGATTGCTTACCTTGGCTCATGGAGGCTGTCTTTTGTGCTAGCTGGCGTTGGCACTATGATCGTGGGTTACTTCGCCTGGCGTTTCATACGCAACAATCCTAGTGAACACCCAGGAGTAAATTCGGTAGAAATTTCGCACATAGAGGACAGCCATGCTAAAGAAAGGGCGCTTGAACCGAGGGGGGGCAACAGCAAATTTATCGAGATTTTCCGCTATCGTTCGGTTTGGGGCATGTTCTTTGGATGGTTGTGTTTCAACGTTTTATTCTATGGCCTTCTCACATGGATGCCAACTTATCTATCAGAAGTACAGGGGTTAGACATTAAACAGATTGGTGGCGCCATATTTATCATGTTTTTCTCAGGGTTCATCGGTGAATTGGTGGGCGGATGGCTAGCAGATCGATGGAAAGCAACTGGTGCCTCAGAGGGCAATGTTTTGCGCGTCATGTTTGGTTTCGCGTCGCTCATTGCTTCGATATCTATCTTTAGCGTTGCTGAGGTCAAGAACCCAATGGTAATTATCGGGTTGCTTTCCAGCACCCTTTTTTTTCTGCGCTGGTGTGGTCTTTATTGGAGCCTACCCTCGATTATAGCGACTCATGATCGGGTGGGTGCCCTCGGTGGTGTAATGAATCTAGGCGGCAACGTGGCGGGTATTGGCGTGCCTATAGCCGTAGGTTTTATTGTGCAGACCACTGGCTCCTTTTACCTAGGAATTATGTTGTTTGCCGCTGCAGGTGTCGGCCTTTTTATCTGTTCTACCCTATTGATCGATTACACCAAAAAAGTTCTCGTATGA
- a CDS encoding ureidoglycolate lyase, producing MRKLRAERVSRESFSPYGDLIEAGGAYVDTINDGTSRRFNNLSRIQLTEPDAQACVHLYRSTGRRGGIEVRLLERHPFGSQLFMPLQGQTFIAVVAAARDIPAPEDVRAYVIDGGRGINLAPGVWHHPLISMADGDYLVIERADPSRNLEVHTLSASLQLSLRAEDA from the coding sequence ATGCGAAAACTGCGCGCAGAACGTGTCAGCCGCGAAAGCTTCTCACCCTACGGCGACCTCATCGAAGCGGGCGGCGCTTACGTCGACACCATCAACGACGGCACCAGCCGGCGCTTCAACAACCTCAGTCGTATCCAACTGACAGAGCCCGATGCCCAGGCCTGCGTACATTTGTATCGCAGCACGGGGCGCCGGGGTGGCATCGAAGTCCGCCTCCTGGAACGCCACCCCTTCGGCAGCCAACTGTTCATGCCGCTGCAGGGGCAGACCTTCATCGCCGTCGTCGCCGCCGCGCGCGACATCCCCGCGCCCGAAGACGTGCGCGCCTATGTCATCGACGGCGGACGCGGAATCAACCTTGCACCCGGCGTCTGGCACCATCCGCTGATCTCCATGGCTGACGGCGATTACCTCGTTATCGAACGCGCCGATCCGAGCCGCAATCTGGAGGTACACACGCTAAGCGCATCCTTGCAGTTATCGCTTCGGGCCGAAGACGCCTGA
- a CDS encoding ABC transporter substrate-binding protein — MGNPRQSRRDFLKLAMAMGGACTLGGVSKYASASGKKPLVLGGLQGTNCIAFSLIDKFMPDYAIEYKQFNTVADITTATVQGEIHAAQIIYTALVSLASNKVPITAVSGQVNGGSDIVIRNDIDLTVDDWAAFKAMTATLKQEGKPFKIGSFFGSVQDIELRLQLLKYGIDPLKDVDILNVPYPGMDQALYRGDVDAVVPVQPFGVEIELEKHGKHFAYPYDQAAGNLTNMIMVSQRSMRENYPMVVDLAKGMYELTEFLKTPSGTKAWAAAALKYSNVSRVAIDLTIKQLIPDYRMPMDKMLALSRAMFDSGFIKNDMNRADFSKYVSYKPLHDATKLSFTKLGA, encoded by the coding sequence ATGGGTAATCCAAGACAAAGCAGACGGGACTTTCTGAAACTCGCTATGGCGATGGGCGGGGCCTGTACGTTGGGGGGGGTTAGCAAGTATGCGTCCGCATCGGGAAAGAAGCCTCTTGTGCTGGGCGGATTGCAAGGCACGAACTGCATTGCGTTCTCCCTGATCGACAAGTTCATGCCCGACTACGCCATCGAGTACAAGCAGTTCAACACGGTGGCCGATATCACCACCGCGACCGTTCAGGGTGAAATCCATGCCGCGCAGATCATCTATACCGCGTTAGTTAGCCTGGCCTCGAACAAGGTGCCGATCACTGCGGTAAGCGGACAGGTCAACGGCGGCTCGGATATCGTCATCCGCAACGATATCGATCTCACCGTCGATGACTGGGCGGCCTTCAAGGCGATGACCGCGACCTTGAAACAGGAAGGCAAACCCTTCAAGATCGGGTCGTTCTTCGGCTCCGTGCAGGACATCGAGTTACGACTGCAGTTGCTTAAATATGGCATCGACCCCTTGAAGGACGTCGATATTCTCAATGTTCCGTATCCGGGTATGGATCAGGCACTGTATCGTGGCGACGTGGATGCTGTGGTGCCAGTGCAGCCTTTTGGTGTGGAGATAGAGCTCGAAAAACACGGTAAGCACTTCGCCTACCCCTATGATCAAGCCGCAGGCAATCTGACCAACATGATCATGGTCAGCCAGCGCTCGATGAGGGAAAACTACCCGATGGTGGTGGATCTCGCCAAGGGCATGTACGAGCTGACTGAGTTTCTGAAGACGCCGTCCGGCACCAAGGCCTGGGCTGCCGCGGCGCTCAAGTACTCGAACGTCAGCAGGGTAGCGATCGACTTGACCATCAAGCAGTTGATCCCGGACTACCGTATGCCCATGGACAAGATGCTGGCGTTGTCCAGGGCGATGTTCGACTCTGGGTTTATCAAAAACGACATGAATCGCGCAGATTTCTCCAAGTACGTTTCGTATAAGCCGCTGCACGATGCGACGAAACTGTCGTTCACCAAGCTGGGCGCGTAA
- a CDS encoding GntR family transcriptional regulator — protein MHLLHSDTPIPSRARDELIYARIVDAIVAHKISPGARLPEETLAATFGVSRTIIRTVLHRLALERMVVLHRNRGAQVARPGVEEARHVFAARRMVETASMPDVIRRAGKEQIKALRKITRAERAAQQRQLHSDAIRLSAAFHVELIGIGGNNVITEFAAQLASRSSLIIAVYGSQHSVGCECGEHGELVDLIAAQRMQEATDWVALHLNRIEASLSFEQPENATPDFAAIFNE, from the coding sequence ATGCACCTTCTTCACTCAGATACACCGATACCCAGCCGCGCCCGCGACGAACTGATCTACGCCCGTATCGTCGACGCTATCGTGGCACATAAAATTTCTCCCGGCGCCCGGCTACCGGAGGAAACGCTGGCCGCCACCTTCGGTGTGAGCCGCACGATCATCCGCACGGTACTGCACCGTCTCGCGCTGGAGCGCATGGTGGTGCTGCACCGCAACCGCGGCGCACAGGTCGCACGCCCCGGGGTCGAGGAAGCCCGTCACGTATTCGCCGCACGACGCATGGTCGAGACCGCGAGCATGCCCGATGTCATACGCCGCGCCGGCAAGGAGCAGATCAAGGCGTTGCGAAAAATCACCCGCGCAGAACGCGCGGCTCAGCAACGCCAGCTGCACAGCGACGCGATCAGGCTATCCGCCGCCTTCCACGTCGAACTGATCGGCATTGGCGGCAACAACGTGATCACCGAGTTCGCCGCCCAACTTGCTTCACGCAGTTCACTGATCATCGCGGTGTACGGCTCGCAACACAGCGTCGGCTGCGAGTGTGGAGAACACGGAGAACTGGTCGATCTGATCGCTGCCCAGCGTATGCAGGAGGCAACCGACTGGGTCGCGCTGCATCTGAACCGGATCGAGGCCAGTCTGAGTTTCGAACAGCCCGAAAACGCGACGCCCGACTTCGCCGCGATCTTCAACGAATGA
- a CDS encoding ABC transporter ATP-binding protein: MSELKFNNVSKRYQQTGTIVSALNGCTLELEEGDFVCVVGPSGTGKTTLLNIAAGFENPDEGMVTIDNEPITRPGPDRAVVFQAPNLFPWLTAAKNVEQGLKIKGLVRSQRKKMAEDILHEVGLRHALHKHPHQLSGGMQQRVGIARAIVMQPNVLLMDEPFAALDPFVRAEMQNLTLKMWKKWRTTTLFITHSIDEALNIGNKIAVMRAGKIEDLIKVPQTSLADPTAAARQSIKQHIEGLIESGVKHDRGN, from the coding sequence ATGTCCGAGTTGAAATTCAATAACGTCTCCAAGCGCTATCAGCAGACAGGCACTATCGTGTCGGCGCTCAATGGCTGCACGCTCGAGTTGGAGGAGGGCGATTTCGTCTGCGTCGTCGGGCCGAGCGGAACGGGGAAAACCACGCTTTTGAACATTGCGGCCGGGTTTGAAAACCCGGACGAAGGAATGGTAACGATCGATAACGAGCCGATCACAAGGCCGGGACCGGATCGGGCGGTGGTCTTTCAAGCGCCCAATCTGTTCCCGTGGCTGACCGCTGCGAAAAACGTGGAGCAAGGCTTGAAAATCAAAGGCCTCGTTCGATCACAAAGAAAAAAAATGGCGGAAGATATTCTGCATGAAGTCGGTCTCAGGCATGCGCTACACAAGCATCCCCATCAATTGTCGGGTGGCATGCAGCAGCGCGTGGGGATCGCACGGGCGATAGTCATGCAGCCCAATGTCTTGTTGATGGACGAGCCCTTTGCCGCCCTGGATCCGTTCGTGCGGGCCGAAATGCAGAACCTGACACTCAAAATGTGGAAGAAGTGGCGCACGACGACGCTGTTCATTACCCACTCGATCGACGAGGCGCTGAATATCGGCAACAAGATCGCCGTTATGCGCGCCGGCAAGATTGAGGACTTAATCAAGGTTCCGCAGACCAGTCTCGCCGACCCCACTGCCGCCGCCCGGCAATCCATCAAACAACACATCGAAGGGCTCATTGAGTCCGGCGTTAAACATGACCGTGGAAATTAA
- a CDS encoding IS3 family transposase (programmed frameshift), translated as MSERKKRKVYSPEFKAKVGIEALKGIKTVNEIGQEYGVHPVQVGQWKKAIQEQASRLFEGKRGPKPVVEHQQPDKLYSEIGKLKMELDWLKKKFRNQPAMKRRHWIEPNTAIALTRQCELASVTRSTVYAQHEPKEVDEAEQRLCRLLDEEYTRHPFYGSRRMVVFLKGEGHPVNRKRVQRLMRLMGLAAMAPGPHTSQPHPQHKVYPYRLRGLAITRPNQVWSTDITYVRLAHGFAYLVAVIDWYSRRVLSWRVSNTLDTGFCIDCLEEALRCDGKPEIFNSDQGAQFTSTAFTDVLKREGIRISMDGRGRALDNIFVERLWRSVKHEDIYLKGYDVLGELTLGLTDYFMFYNAERPHQSLAYQTPDRVYRTGHGGGAKIVDKFSGEGDQAETHEAPGQRRTAVGETVSAA; from the exons ATGAGTGAGAGAAAGAAGCGAAAGGTCTACAGCCCGGAATTCAAAGCCAAGGTAGGCATCGAGGCCCTGAAAGGCATCAAGACAGTCAACGAGATCGGTCAGGAATACGGGGTTCACCCGGTTCAGGTGGGCCAATGGAAGAAAGCGATCCAGGAGCAGGCGTCGCGCCTGTTCGAGGGCAAACGTGGTCCGAAGCCTGTGGTGGAGCATCAACAGCCGGACAAGCTCTACAGCGAGATCGGCAAGCTGAAAATGGAATTGGACTGGCTGAAAAAAAAGT TCCGGAATCAGCCTGCCATGAAGCGCCGGCACTGGATAGAACCCAACACAGCGATCGCGCTGACCCGCCAATGCGAATTGGCCAGCGTCACCCGGTCAACGGTCTATGCCCAGCACGAACCCAAGGAGGTGGACGAGGCAGAGCAACGTTTGTGTCGTCTCCTCGACGAGGAATACACCCGCCACCCCTTTTACGGCAGCCGCCGGATGGTGGTCTTCCTGAAGGGAGAAGGCCACCCGGTCAATCGCAAGCGGGTACAACGCCTCATGCGCTTGATGGGGCTGGCCGCAATGGCGCCAGGCCCTCACACCAGTCAGCCACATCCGCAGCACAAGGTCTATCCTTATCGGCTAAGGGGTCTTGCCATCACGCGCCCCAATCAGGTCTGGAGCACCGACATCACCTATGTTCGCCTGGCACACGGCTTTGCCTATCTGGTCGCGGTTATTGACTGGTACAGCCGCAGGGTATTGAGCTGGCGAGTGAGCAACACCCTGGACACAGGCTTCTGCATCGACTGTCTCGAGGAAGCCCTGCGATGCGATGGCAAACCAGAGATATTCAACAGCGACCAGGGAGCGCAGTTCACCAGCACAGCTTTCACCGATGTCCTCAAGCGCGAAGGGATCCGTATCAGCATGGATGGCCGGGGCCGTGCGCTGGACAATATCTTCGTGGAGCGGCTCTGGCGCAGCGTCAAGCATGAGGACATCTATCTCAAGGGATACGACGTCTTGGGAGAGCTGACGCTCGGGCTGACCGATTACTTCATGTTCTACAACGCAGAGCGCCCCCACCAGTCACTTGCTTACCAGACACCGGATCGGGTCTACCGTACGGGCCATGGAGGTGGAGCCAAGATCGTAGATAAATTCTCCGGGGAAGGAGATCAAGCAGAAACACATGAAGCACCGGGGCAGCGCCGCACAGCTGTGGGTGAGACAGTATCCGCAGCTTAA
- a CDS encoding ABC transporter permease: MRFTNVVLGSLVPVTLFLLWYFVGYFNIVPSSLVPTPGQVFEAFVNWFGLSAGHAPQMFYSGMLLSDIYSTLFRVVAGFLIATVAGVGFGIAIGMSRSVDTLFSPTFRLLGPIPPITLFPLAIVILGLGETTDVFLTAYGAFFPILAASITAVMGVHRDLLRAGRMMGHRMVGLILFVIIPAALPGISGSLRIGLGLAWMMAVTTEMLAVHSGLGYTLWNAYNYFDYPAVYAAMFMIGLCGLLTDAVVDLLTRRAIKWHSDVNARSR, encoded by the coding sequence ATGAGGTTCACTAACGTAGTTCTAGGGTCGTTAGTCCCAGTTACCTTATTTTTATTGTGGTATTTTGTTGGTTACTTCAACATCGTACCCTCCTCGCTGGTGCCGACGCCCGGCCAGGTGTTCGAGGCGTTTGTGAACTGGTTCGGGTTGTCAGCCGGACATGCCCCGCAAATGTTCTATTCCGGCATGCTGCTCTCGGATATCTATTCCACATTATTCAGGGTGGTGGCGGGCTTTCTCATTGCAACCGTGGCCGGCGTGGGATTCGGTATCGCCATCGGCATGAGCAGGTCGGTTGATACGCTGTTTTCACCCACATTCCGATTGCTCGGCCCTATACCGCCAATCACGCTTTTCCCCCTTGCGATCGTGATTCTTGGGTTGGGTGAAACAACAGACGTGTTTCTCACGGCGTATGGCGCGTTCTTCCCGATCTTGGCCGCTTCGATCACTGCAGTGATGGGTGTGCATCGCGATTTGCTGCGCGCCGGTCGAATGATGGGGCATAGGATGGTCGGATTGATCCTGTTTGTGATCATACCGGCGGCCTTGCCGGGTATTAGCGGCAGCCTACGCATTGGCCTTGGGCTAGCTTGGATGATGGCGGTTACTACGGAGATGCTGGCCGTTCATTCGGGGCTAGGCTACACATTGTGGAATGCTTACAACTATTTCGACTACCCGGCTGTCTACGCGGCGATGTTCATGATTGGTTTGTGTGGGCTGCTGACAGATGCCGTGGTGGATCTGCTGACGCGGCGCGCCATCAAGTGGCATTCCGATGTGAACGCAAGATCACGATAA
- a CDS encoding IS3 family transposase (programmed frameshift) gives MNKAKKYSPEVRERAVRLVQERRGEYPSLWSAVESIAPKIGCSANTLHEWVKRVEIDAGARPGTTTAEAQRIKELERENKELRRANEILRTASGFFRPGGARPQAQVVSRYAYIDQHRDAFGVEPICRVLQIAPSAYRRHAARRRSPALRSARDRRDETLLPEIERVWQANQQVYGAVKVWKQLRREGIAVARCTVERLMRRQGLRGVIRGKAVRTTISNPAAPCPLDRVNRQFTAERPNPLWVSDFTYVSTWQGWVYVAFVIDVFARYIVGWRVSRTMTTDFVLDALEQALYARQPERDALIHHSDKGSQYVSIRYTERLQEAGIEPSVGSTGDSYDNALAETINGLYKAEIIHRRGPWKSADAVEWATLEWVSWFNNQRLMEPLGYIPPAEAEAHYYRQLRQPASVAA, from the exons ATGAACAAAGCCAAGAAGTATTCCCCTGAGGTACGTGAGCGTGCGGTGCGTTTGGTGCAGGAGCGCCGTGGCGAGTATCCCTCGTTGTGGTCGGCGGTGGAGTCGATTGCGCCGAAGATCGGCTGTTCGGCCAACACCCTGCATGAATGGGTCAAGCGTGTAGAAATCGATGCTGGGGCGCGCCCGGGCACGACCACAGCCGAAGCCCAGCGCATCAAGGAGCTGGAGCGCGAGAACAAGGAGTTGCGCCGGGCCAATGAGATCCTGCGCACGGCCAGCG GCTTTTTTCGCCCAGGCGGAGCTCGACCGCAAGCTCAAGTCGTAAGCCGCTACGCGTACATCGATCAACATCGCGACGCCTTTGGGGTCGAGCCGATCTGCCGTGTGTTGCAGATCGCCCCGTCGGCGTATCGACGTCATGCCGCAAGGCGGCGCAGCCCTGCGTTGCGCAGCGCCCGGGATCGACGTGATGAGACACTGCTGCCCGAGATCGAGCGCGTGTGGCAGGCCAACCAGCAGGTCTACGGTGCCGTGAAGGTCTGGAAGCAGCTCCGGCGCGAAGGCATTGCTGTGGCCCGCTGCACGGTCGAGCGGCTGATGCGCCGCCAGGGCCTGCGCGGCGTCATTCGCGGCAAGGCGGTGCGCACCACGATCAGCAACCCCGCGGCTCCGTGTCCCCTGGATCGGGTCAACCGCCAGTTCACGGCCGAGCGGCCCAACCCGCTGTGGGTCTCCGACTTCACCTACGTCTCGACTTGGCAGGGCTGGGTGTATGTCGCCTTCGTCATCGACGTGTTTGCCCGTTATATCGTCGGCTGGCGCGTGAGCCGCACGATGACCACGGACTTCGTGCTCGATGCGCTGGAGCAGGCCCTCTACGCCCGTCAGCCCGAACGCGACGCCTTGATCCACCACAGCGACAAAGGGTCTCAATATGTCAGCATCCGTTACACCGAACGACTCCAGGAGGCCGGTATCGAACCCTCCGTCGGCAGCACAGGCGACAGTTACGACAATGCTCTGGCCGAAACGATCAACGGCCTGTACAAGGCCGAAATCATCCATCGGCGTGGCCCCTGGAAATCCGCCGATGCCGTCGAGTGGGCCACCTTGGAATGGGTGTCCTGGTTCAACAACCAACGCCTGATGGAACCCCTGGGCTATATCCCGCCCGCAGAAGCTGAGGCACACTACTACCGGCAACTCAGGCAGCCAGCCTCCGTTGCCGCTTAA